From the Parcubacteria group bacterium genome, the window ATACCTATCGAACATTTGCGCTTGGCAAAAAAGAAAAAAGGCTGAAAGCCGCTTCTGCGACCGTTGTTGTTGATCGCATCTCAGGATTATTTGGCACGATCATTCTGGCTGTTTTATGCAGTGCTTTCAGTATGCGAGAGATCATGTATGGTGTCGTCGTTTTTTGGATAGTGTGCGGTTTCAGTGCCTTCTTGGCAGTTAGCGGTTTTTTGATCATTTTTTATCATGCAAAATATGTGCAAGCTGTCATGCGTTGTATGCCACGCTATGTGATCGCGTATGTAAATATTTTGTTACGCTTTCGCAGGCGTCATATTGGAGCGATGTCACTCTTATATGTTTTTGCCTTTGCCTTTGTGGGTGTTGCATGTGCAAATTACACGCTTTTTCTCGCAATGGGCGTACAGTTGTCTTTTGTTAATTTTATAAGCGTTGTTTTTCTTACAAATATTATTGCTGCTGCGCCAATAAGTATCGGCAATATTGGTACGAAGGAGTGGGCATATGTTTTTTTGTTTGGATTGTTTGGTGTTTCCAGCAGTGCGGCAGTCGCTGTTGTGCTTTTGTCTCGTGTGATACAGATGATGATTAGCTTTGCCGGGATTCCATTTTTTTTGCAAGAGAGGAAAAAGATGCAGGAGGGGATTTGACAATTTACGAGAGAAAGCGTACGTTATCGTGTAGCTGTAAGTTCATTTATTATTGTATAACAAAAATCGTAGGTCGGAGATGCTCGTGCGTTGATTCTACAAAAACACACACGGAGGATACTATGGGGAAAAAATAGGCGT encodes:
- a CDS encoding lysylphosphatidylglycerol synthase transmembrane domain-containing protein; translated protein: MKKRIKKYIKIMGKIFITGVLVYFLVRNVDWAEVWGYFLSMDPWLVIVSIVFYIGGLMISAQKWRVLARHLSFEKDFLFYMQTYIFGTFLNNFFPSFVGGDTYRTFALGKKEKRLKAASATVVVDRISGLFGTIILAVLCSAFSMREIMYGVVVFWIVCGFSAFLAVSGFLIIFYHAKYVQAVMRCMPRYVIAYVNILLRFRRRHIGAMSLLYVFAFAFVGVACANYTLFLAMGVQLSFVNFISVVFLTNIIAAAPISIGNIGTKEWAYVFLFGLFGVSSSAAVAVVLLSRVIQMMISFAGIPFFLQERKKMQEGI